In one Lolium rigidum isolate FL_2022 chromosome 3, APGP_CSIRO_Lrig_0.1, whole genome shotgun sequence genomic region, the following are encoded:
- the LOC124699479 gene encoding protein CUP-SHAPED COTYLEDON 2-like, which translates to MEEGLPPGFRFHPTDEELITYYLTRKVSDFAFTTRAIADVDLNKCEPWDLPSKASMGEKEWYFFSMRDRKYPTGIRTNRATESGYWKTTGKDKEIFHGGRLVGMKKTLVFYGGRAPKGEKTSWVMHEYRIQNKFPYKPNKEEWVVCRVFKKTQIVKMRHSQDSPDMDSPCNDGNVSLGELGELDVSSMLGSFGPASGENFGHGRVDMGAYMSWLQAAANQNAAAMLPWAPGLLGTVFAGNPTMQKALAPFAGCSQQLPPRDVVDGDLALFGNAMAKVDMECEQQQPQLEMHDSTWRTF; encoded by the exons ATGGAGGAAGGCCTTCCCCCGGGGTTCCGGTTTCACCCCACGGACGAGGAGCTCATCACCTACTACCTCACCCGCAAGGTCTCCGACTTCGCCTTCACCACCCGCGCTATCGCCGACGTCGATCTCAACAAGTGCGAGCCATGGGACCTTCCAA GCAAAGCTAGCATGGGCGAGAAGGAGTGGTACTTCTTCAGCATGCGCGACCGGAAATACCCGACCGGCATCCGCACGAACCGTGCCACCGAATCTGGCTACTGGAAGACCACCGGCAAAGACAAGGAGATTTTCCATGGCGGCAGGCTGGTCGGGATGAAGAAAACCCTAGTCTTCTACGGAGGTAGAGCACCCAAGGGCGAGAAGACCAGCTGGGTCATGCACGAGTACAGGATCCAGAACAAGTTCCCATACAAACCAAACAAG GAGGAATGGGTGGTGTGCAGGGTGTTCAAGAAAACCCAGATAGTGAAGATGAGGCACTCACAGGACAGCCCCGACATGGACTCCCCATGCAACGACGGCAACGTCTCCCTCGGCGAGCTCGGGGAGCTCGACGTCTCCTCCATGCTCGGCAGCTTCGGCCCCGCTTCCGGCGAGAACTTCGGCCACGGCCGGGTCGACATGGGCGCGTACATGAGTTGGCTGCAAGCGGCTGCAAACCAGAACGCGGCCGCCATGCTCCCGTGGGCACCGGGGCTTCTGGGTACCGTTTTCGCTGGGAACCCCACGATGCAGAAAGCGCTAGCACCCTTCGCCGGGTGCAGCCAACAGCTGCCGCCGCGAGACGTCGTGGATGGTGATCTTGCCTTGTTTGGTAACGCGATGGCAAAGGTGGACATGGAGTGCGAGCAGCAGCAGCCACAGCTGGAAATGCACGACTCCACATGGAGAACCTTCTGA